Proteins encoded in a region of the Pseudochaenichthys georgianus chromosome 20, fPseGeo1.2, whole genome shotgun sequence genome:
- the LOC117465691 gene encoding cadherin-6-like isoform X2, with the protein MRSALAISMFRAYSIDRRTDMDRMFNVHAGNGSVFILRELDREENAWHNISVIATEFNNPRQISRVPVYIRVLDVNDNAPTFATNYETFVCENAKANQRIQTVSATDPDDPLGGHRFFFSLAQEAAGKANFSVRDNKDNTAWILTRRNSYNSLQMSIYHVPVVISDGVFPMQSSTNTLTVRVCSCDREGNMKLCNAEALTARAGLSTGALVAILLCVIILLMIVVLFAALRRQRKKEPLIISKEDVRDNVVSYNDEGGGEEDTQAFDIGTLRNPEAIEESKQRRDIVPETFFPPVRRPVLPPIRDHNGDVRDFINQRLQDNDSDPTAPPYDSLATYAYEGTGSVAESLSSLESVTTEGDQDYNYLSEWGPRFKKLADMYGGDDSDRDS; encoded by the exons atgcgatcggctctcgcgatcagCATGTTTAGAGC GTACTCTATTGATCGACGCACGGACATGGACAGAATGTTCAACGTCCATGCAGGGAATGGGTCAGTGTTCATCCTCCGGGAGCTGGACAGAGAAGAGAACGCCTGGCACAACATCTCCGTCATCGCCACAGAGTTCA ACAACCCTCGCCAGATCAGCCGTGTGCCCGTTTACATCCGAGTGCTGGACGTCAACGACAACGCTCCAACATTCGCCACCAACTACGAGACGTTTGTGTGTGAGAACGCTAAGGCTAATCAG AGGATACAAACTGTGAGCGCCACAGATCCTGACGATCCACTCGGAGGACACCGGTTCTTCTTCAGTCTCGCCCAGGAGGCTGCTGGGAAGGCCAACTTCTCTGTCCGCGATAACAAAG ACAACACGGCCTGGATCCTAACGCGAAGGAACAGCTACAACAGTCTTCAGATGAGCATCTACCACGTGCCTGTGGTCATTTCCGACGGGGTGTTCCCCATGCAGAGCAGCACCAACACGCTGACCGTCAGAGTGTGCTCCTGCGACCGCGAGGGCAACATGAAGCTGTGCAACGCCGAGGCGCTCACAGCCAGGGCGGGCCTCAGCACGGGAGCGCTGGTGGCCATCTTGCTCTGCGTCATCATTCTGCTCA TGATCGTGGTGCTGTTTGCTGCCCTGAGGAGACAGAGGAAGAAGGAGCCTCTGATCATCTCCAAAGAGGATGTCAGAGACAACGTTGTCAGCTACAACGATGAAGGGggcggagaggaggacactcagGCCTTTGATATCGGCACACTGCGCAACCCAGAGGCCATCGAAGAGAGCAAGCAGCGCAGGGACATTGTCCCCGAGACCTTCTTCCCCCCGGTCCGACGGCCCGTGCTGCCCCCGATCCGGGACCACAACGGGGACGTGAGAGACTTCATCAACCAGAGGCTGCAGGACAACGACAGTGACCCCACGGCGCCGCCCTACGACTCCTTGGCCACCTACGCCTACGAAGGGACCGGCTCCGTGGCCGAGTCCCTCAGCTCCCTGGAGTCGGTGACCACCGAGGGAGACCAGGACTACAACTACCTGAGCGAGTGGGGCCCCCGCTTTAAGAAACTGGCCGACATGTACGGGGGCGACGACAGCGACAGGGATTCCTAA